Proteins encoded together in one Marinobacter sp. Arc7-DN-1 window:
- the nifJ gene encoding pyruvate:ferredoxin (flavodoxin) oxidoreductase, translating to MPDTDTLDGNTAVAHVAYRVNEVCAIYPITPASPMAELADEWSAQGLTNLWGGIPVVHEMQSEGGAAGTVHGALQSGALTTTFTASQGLLLMLPNMFKIAGELTPTVFHVAARALATSALSIFGDHSDVMAARSTGFALLASASVQEAHDLALIAHAATLEARVPFLHFFDGFRTSHEVNKLTLLSDAHLRAMIRQDLVLAHRARALTPERPVVRGTAHNPDTFFQAREACNPYYARVPEIVQASMDRFAALTGRAYRLFEYDGAPDAERVVVLMGSAVETVRATVAFLRQAGERVGVLQVRLYRPFAAGHFLAALPQSCRAVAVLDRTKEPGAPGEPLYLDVVTTLAQAVVDGKRAALPRVIGGRYGLGSKNFNPAQAKAVFDELSQATPKNGFTVGIEDDVSHTSLAVDPAFSLEGDDTVRALFFGLGADGTVGANKNSVKILAGDPGRYAQGYFVYDSHKSGAQTISHLRFGSQPIRAPYLIESAQFIACHQAGFLDRIDVLRLAAEGGVFLLNTPHGPEAVWDRLPRSLQTQILEKRLRFFVIDASKVAGDSGLGGRINTVLQTCFFAISGVLPRDEAIQSIKNSIKKSYGAKGGDVVRRNFAAVDQALAHLFEVDVPGAATSTFDRPLIVPAQAPAFVREVTAPMMFGLGDGLRVGQLPADGTFPPGTAAFEKRNISDSVAVWEADLCVQCGQCGFACPHSVIRSKYYGADALDGAPQEFESAPVNARGYPDVRFSLAVYVEDCTGCGICVEVCPAHSPLDPGVKAINLGPKAPILERSRANTAFFEALPVNDRARVDFANVRGVQFLQPLFEFSGACAGCGETPYLKLLSQLFGDRLQIANATGCSSIYGGNLPVTPWTRDADGRGPAWSNSLFEDNAEFGLGFRLAADQHLELARSRLRELAPVVGEELAGLILDAPQVHESELRAQRERVEALKRKLAVVDEDAAGELLSVADYLVRRSIWIVGGDGWAYDIGYGGLDQVLASGRDVNLLVLDTEVYSNTGGQASKATPLGAVAKFAAAGKRVARKDLALQAIAYGNVYVAQVAMGANPQHTLLAFREAEAYPGPSLIIAYSHCIAHGFDLRHGMRQQDLATASGYWPLFRFNPAMLSIGARPFRLDSPRPTIPFKDYAYNELRYRVLAHTDPAAAEALLEAAQQVVTEKYRQYEELASLGCECFHPSGMSGGDAKPENDLWT from the coding sequence ATGCCCGATACCGACACCCTCGACGGCAACACCGCGGTCGCCCATGTCGCCTACCGCGTCAACGAGGTGTGTGCTATCTACCCGATCACGCCGGCCTCGCCCATGGCGGAGCTGGCCGACGAATGGTCGGCGCAGGGGCTGACCAATCTCTGGGGTGGTATCCCGGTGGTGCATGAAATGCAGAGTGAAGGGGGAGCGGCGGGTACGGTGCACGGTGCGCTGCAGTCGGGTGCCTTGACCACCACCTTCACCGCCTCCCAGGGCCTGCTGCTGATGTTGCCGAACATGTTCAAGATCGCCGGCGAGCTGACGCCGACGGTGTTCCATGTCGCCGCGCGTGCGCTCGCCACCTCGGCGTTGTCGATCTTCGGTGATCATTCCGATGTCATGGCCGCTCGCAGCACCGGTTTTGCGCTGCTGGCGTCGGCGTCGGTGCAGGAAGCCCACGACCTGGCGCTGATCGCCCACGCGGCGACTCTGGAGGCACGGGTGCCGTTCCTGCATTTCTTCGACGGCTTCCGCACCTCGCATGAGGTCAACAAGCTGACCCTGCTGTCCGACGCCCACCTCCGGGCCATGATCCGCCAGGACCTGGTGCTTGCCCACCGGGCTCGCGCGCTGACTCCGGAACGCCCGGTGGTGCGCGGCACCGCCCACAATCCCGACACCTTCTTCCAGGCGCGCGAGGCCTGCAATCCTTACTATGCGCGGGTGCCGGAAATCGTGCAGGCCAGCATGGACCGGTTCGCCGCACTCACCGGCCGCGCCTACCGGCTGTTTGAGTATGACGGTGCGCCCGACGCCGAGCGGGTCGTGGTCCTGATGGGCTCGGCGGTGGAGACGGTGCGCGCTACCGTTGCCTTCCTGCGCCAGGCCGGGGAGCGCGTCGGCGTGCTGCAGGTGCGGCTGTACCGCCCGTTTGCGGCCGGGCACTTCCTCGCCGCCCTGCCGCAGTCGTGCCGTGCCGTCGCGGTGCTGGACCGGACCAAGGAGCCGGGTGCGCCGGGCGAGCCGCTCTATCTCGATGTGGTCACGACCCTGGCCCAGGCAGTGGTGGACGGAAAGCGCGCGGCCCTGCCGCGCGTGATCGGCGGGCGCTACGGGCTGGGCTCGAAGAACTTCAACCCGGCCCAGGCCAAGGCGGTGTTCGACGAGCTCAGCCAGGCCACACCGAAGAACGGCTTCACGGTCGGCATCGAGGACGACGTCTCGCACACCAGCCTGGCAGTCGACCCGGCGTTCTCGCTCGAGGGCGACGACACAGTGCGGGCGCTGTTCTTCGGCCTCGGCGCCGACGGCACCGTCGGTGCCAACAAGAACAGTGTGAAAATCCTCGCCGGGGATCCGGGGCGCTATGCCCAGGGTTACTTCGTCTACGATTCGCACAAATCCGGCGCGCAAACCATCTCCCACCTGCGCTTTGGCAGTCAGCCGATCCGCGCCCCCTACCTGATCGAATCCGCCCAGTTCATCGCATGCCACCAGGCGGGGTTCCTCGACCGCATTGACGTGCTGCGGCTGGCGGCCGAGGGCGGCGTGTTCCTGCTCAATACCCCGCATGGGCCGGAGGCGGTCTGGGACCGGCTGCCGCGCTCGCTGCAGACGCAGATCCTGGAGAAGCGGCTGCGCTTTTTTGTGATCGACGCCTCGAAAGTTGCGGGCGACTCCGGTTTGGGCGGGCGCATTAACACCGTGCTGCAGACCTGCTTCTTTGCGATCTCGGGGGTGCTGCCCCGTGACGAGGCGATCCAGAGCATCAAGAACTCAATCAAAAAGAGCTATGGCGCCAAGGGCGGCGATGTGGTGCGCAGGAATTTTGCCGCCGTCGACCAGGCGCTGGCGCATCTGTTCGAGGTGGACGTGCCGGGCGCGGCGACTAGCACCTTCGACCGGCCGCTGATCGTGCCGGCGCAGGCGCCGGCGTTCGTGCGTGAGGTCACCGCGCCAATGATGTTTGGTCTCGGCGATGGGCTGCGCGTCGGTCAGTTGCCCGCCGACGGCACCTTCCCACCGGGTACCGCGGCATTCGAGAAGCGCAACATCTCCGACAGTGTGGCGGTCTGGGAGGCGGACCTGTGTGTGCAATGCGGCCAGTGCGGCTTCGCCTGTCCCCACAGCGTGATCCGCTCCAAGTACTATGGCGCCGACGCCCTCGACGGCGCGCCGCAGGAGTTCGAATCGGCGCCGGTCAACGCCCGCGGCTATCCGGATGTGCGCTTCTCACTGGCGGTCTATGTGGAGGATTGCACCGGCTGCGGTATCTGCGTCGAGGTCTGCCCGGCGCACAGTCCGCTCGATCCCGGTGTGAAGGCCATCAACCTCGGGCCGAAGGCGCCGATTCTTGAACGCTCGCGTGCCAACACGGCCTTTTTCGAGGCACTGCCGGTCAACGACCGCGCGCGGGTCGACTTCGCCAATGTGCGCGGCGTGCAGTTCCTGCAGCCGCTATTCGAGTTCTCCGGCGCCTGCGCAGGCTGCGGCGAGACGCCTTACCTCAAGCTGCTGTCGCAACTGTTCGGGGACCGGCTGCAGATCGCCAACGCCACCGGCTGTTCATCAATCTACGGCGGCAACCTGCCGGTCACGCCCTGGACGCGCGACGCCGACGGCCGTGGGCCAGCCTGGTCGAATTCCCTGTTCGAGGACAATGCCGAGTTCGGGCTGGGTTTTCGGCTGGCCGCCGACCAGCACCTTGAGCTGGCGCGGAGCCGGCTGCGCGAGCTGGCGCCGGTGGTGGGCGAGGAGCTCGCCGGATTAATTCTCGACGCGCCACAGGTACACGAATCCGAGCTGCGCGCCCAGCGCGAGCGTGTCGAGGCGCTGAAGCGGAAGCTCGCGGTCGTGGACGAAGACGCCGCAGGCGAACTGCTCTCGGTCGCCGACTACCTGGTACGGCGCAGCATCTGGATCGTCGGCGGCGACGGCTGGGCCTACGACATCGGCTACGGCGGACTCGACCAGGTGCTGGCGAGCGGCCGCGACGTCAACCTGCTGGTGCTCGACACCGAGGTGTACTCCAACACCGGCGGCCAGGCCTCCAAGGCGACCCCGCTCGGCGCCGTGGCCAAGTTCGCCGCCGCCGGCAAGCGCGTCGCGCGCAAGGATCTGGCCTTGCAGGCGATCGCCTACGGCAACGTGTATGTCGCCCAGGTGGCGATGGGTGCCAACCCTCAGCACACGCTGCTCGCGTTCCGCGAGGCCGAGGCCTATCCGGGCCCGTCGCTGATCATCGCCTATAGCCACTGCATCGCCCACGGTTTCGATCTCCGCCACGGCATGCGCCAGCAGGACCTGGCCACCGCCAGCGGTTACTGGCCGCTGTTCCGATTCAATCCGGCGATGCTCAGCATTGGTGCGCGGCCGTTCCGGCTCGATTCGCCGCGACCGACCATCCCGTTCAAGGATTACGCCTACAACGAACTGCGCTACCGGGTGCTTGCGCACACGGATCCGGCTGCGGCCGAAGCGCTGCTGGAGGCCGCACAGCAGGTAGTGACCGAGAAATACCGGCAATACGAGGAACTGGCGAGCCTTGGCTGTGAGTGTTTCCATCCCTCGGGCATGAGCGGCGGCGATGCGAAACCGGAGAACGACCTATGGACCTGA